GATTAAGGAAAAATATTACTGAAGATTTTTTGAGTTATTAACAGTCAATACAATCCAACAAAGAGAAGGAATAATTGTACGTCCGTTCCTTCTCTTAACTGCCAAATTAGTAAATTGCTCTTTCTTTTGTACTTAAGAAAAAGCTTTAACTGTTATACAATACAATGATTTACAACAAAAAACTCTATCTTTTAATTGGCATTTTTTTGGCTGGCTTTTCATCAAAAGTTATGGCTCAGAATGTTGATTTAAAAAATAACTGGAGTTACCGAGAAGAAAAAACTCAAAAATGGTATCCGGCCAGCGTTCCCGGAGAAATTCATACTGATTTATTAAAGAACAAATTAATACCAGATCCATTTTATAGGGACAATGAAAAAAAACTGCAATGGATTGAACGAAAAAATTGGGAATACAAAACAACTTTTCAGGCAACAGCTTCCATACTAAAAAAGAAAAACACAGAATTAGTTTTTGACGGATTAGATACTTATGCCTCAATATATGTAAACAATCAGCTGGTTTTAAAAGCCAATAATATGTTTCGTCAATGGCGTGTTGATGTTAAAAAAGTTTTGAAATCAGGAAATAACGATTTACGGATCGTATTTCAATCGGCACAAAATGTTGTCGATTCATTGGCCAAAAAAGAGTATCCATTTGTCATTCCAGACAATCCACGTGCTTATGTACGCAAAGCCCAATATCATTTTGGCTGGGATTGGGGACCAAAATTTACAACCTGCGGCATTACCAAAATTCCTCGATTAGAAGCTTATAACGAAAAAACTCCTGAAGAACCATACGTTCTAAATCGCAAAATTGAACTAATACAAGAACCTGATAGTTTAGGTCGCTCTTTTTATTTTAAGATTAATGGAAAACCAGTTTATATGAAAGGAGCGAATTATATTCCGTCAGATGCCTTTCTTTCGCGTGTAACCAAAAAAGAATATGAAAAAGTAATTGCCTTAGCCAAAGAGGCCAATATGAATATGCTTCGTGTTTGGGGCGGTGGTATTTATGAAGATGATTATTTCTATAATTTATGCGACAAATACGGAATAAACGTCTGGCAGGATTTTATGTTTGCAGGAACAATGGTTCCTGGAGACGATGCTTTTTTTGATAATGTAAAAAAAGAAGTTCAATATCAAGTAAAACGTCTGCGTCATCATCCAAGTATTGTTTTGTGGTGTGGCAATAACGAATCAGATGAAGCTTTTAAAAACTGGGGCTGGATGAAAAGCTTCAAAATCTCAAAGCAGGATTCTATTCGTTTATGGAAAGATTATACGCGTTTGTTTCACGATAGTATTCCGAAATGGGTGAAAGAAGTTGATGATAAACGCCCTTATTTAAG
This is a stretch of genomic DNA from Flavobacterium endoglycinae. It encodes these proteins:
- a CDS encoding beta-mannosidase encodes the protein MAQNVDLKNNWSYREEKTQKWYPASVPGEIHTDLLKNKLIPDPFYRDNEKKLQWIERKNWEYKTTFQATASILKKKNTELVFDGLDTYASIYVNNQLVLKANNMFRQWRVDVKKVLKSGNNDLRIVFQSAQNVVDSLAKKEYPFVIPDNPRAYVRKAQYHFGWDWGPKFTTCGITKIPRLEAYNEKTPEEPYVLNRKIELIQEPDSLGRSFYFKINGKPVYMKGANYIPSDAFLSRVTKKEYEKVIALAKEANMNMLRVWGGGIYEDDYFYNLCDKYGINVWQDFMFAGTMVPGDDAFFDNVKKEVQYQVKRLRHHPSIVLWCGNNESDEAFKNWGWMKSFKISKQDSIRLWKDYTRLFHDSIPKWVKEVDDKRPYLSSSPLYHWSKEKSFTNGDSHYWGIWWGLKDIEETNTKTGRFVSEYGMLSFPNYASVESFTSEEDRRLYSDVLKVHLKAGKGFEKLDSYLGRYFIDASKIKKMNLEDYAYLSQCMHYYSIKNIVGIHRSKAPYNMGTLVWQLNDCWPVASWSISDYENRQPKAAWYAIKEAYRDDIKPEIDLTRPINLKLENPKISWQIKGNKIVLKAEKAAKYICISAKGYTGKWSDNYFDLVAGEEKTISFEGKITKSEIKIYSLFDVLERNK